Sequence from the Pseudocalidococcus azoricus BACA0444 genome:
TCCAGAGCGACCCCCAAAGACTAATCCCACCTTAATCCGACTCATGCCCTGATCCTATGTTTGGTTTTAACTCAGCTTAGTACAAGTCATGGCCGGGTGGAGACTCAGGTATTTACACAACGGATGCCGGCAAAAATTTCTTGGGTCTGGGGCTGATACCAGTTGCGGAATGAGGGGCGTTGAATCAGGGCCTGGCTGGCAAAACTTCCCCCTTTGAGAACCCGATGGGCCTGGTCAAAATAGGCAGCGGAATAGCCTGGATAGGGCGAGCTACAAAACCCCGGATAGGGATGAAACCAGGTGTCAGTCCATTCCCAAACTTGCCCAAAGCCATAGGGGGATGTTGAGAGGGAACTTGTGTAATGGTTTCTAGGTGTGGCGAGGGGAATTTCAGATAGGGGTGGGGCCTGGAGGACTTGCTGGGCCCGTTCCCATTGGCTTTCTGTTGGGAGTTGTTTGCCCATAAAGGCGGCATAGGCGGCGGCTTCATACCAACTCACCCCACAGACTGGATGATCTGAATTCACCGGCCAATGCCAATAGCGGGGTTGTTGAATAGTATGAGTTTGTCGCCAGGCCCAGCCTTCTGCTGTCCACCATTGTTCAGTTTGATAGCCACCGGATTCGATGAAATATTGAAATTGGCCACGGCTGACGGGCTGTTGATCAACCTGAAATGCGGGGATTTCCTCAGCCAGGCCTGGTTTTTCGTTGTCCAAGAGCAGTAATGAGGGAGCCGCGGGCTTGAGGACACCGGCAGGAATTGTCACCATTCCGGTAATCTGCTTGTTGACAGGGATAATAGTTGTGTTTAGAGGATTCGGAGCCTGGAGCGCAAGGATCATTTGAATCGTTTCTCCGTGTTGGGCTTCGTGTTGCAATAACCACCAGGCCAGCCATTCCTGGGCTTGGAAATCCTGCTTCACCCATTCCGTTAATACAGCCGCCCGGATGGTGGCGAG
This genomic interval carries:
- a CDS encoding SUMF1/EgtB/PvdO family nonheme iron enzyme — protein: MLISDPQAALSRHTFIDQFFALRQATLSLFDSIPPETFCHQAHPDFSPVGWHLGHIGWTEGLWLLPKLLREQLTPPDYNALFAASGLPKTARSQLPPLQEICTYLATIRAAVLTEWVKQDFQAQEWLAWWLLQHEAQHGETIQMILALQAPNPLNTTIIPVNKQITGMVTIPAGVLKPAAPSLLLLDNEKPGLAEEIPAFQVDQQPVSRGQFQYFIESGGYQTEQWWTAEGWAWRQTHTIQQPRYWHWPVNSDHPVCGVSWYEAAAYAAFMGKQLPTESQWERAQQVLQAPPLSEIPLATPRNHYTSSLSTSPYGFGQVWEWTDTWFHPYPGFCSSPYPGYSAAYFDQAHRVLKGGSFASQALIQRPSFRNWYQPQTQEIFAGIRCVNT